A genomic region of Bactrocera dorsalis isolate Fly_Bdor chromosome 3, ASM2337382v1, whole genome shotgun sequence contains the following coding sequences:
- the LOC105225375 gene encoding uncharacterized protein LOC105225375 isoform X1: MLVLMANKWSLCISTLTWLTLLSVTNSVRITNLKVPHTYTLDRNTEPDPLVLDCEYEVEPREKGFVLKWLFNNHSIYQWIPQVKGFAMGIMKSKIDTKIFTMEGSPGVITITKPDWNMTGEYTCAVQTFESTDKKSARLQIVVPESDFVLETKMDGEQSDVDIMCAVQNVFPQPQLSVMFDTKIIDSVLTHTDQNSSGLYSTTVRTRIPRDKLESPTPISCSFFLLGTTYTKRRETIFYDKATNIQRKWTTVAVVISIASLTLSS; encoded by the exons ATGCTGGTGCTGATGGCGAACAAATGGTCCTTGTGCATTTCCACACTTACATGGCTGACATTGCTCTCAG TTACCAACTCGGTTCGGATAACAAATCTCAAAGTCCCTCACACGTACACTTTGGATCGGAATACTGAGCCTGATCCCCTGGTGCTGGATTGCGAGTACGAGGTAGAGCCGCGCGAAAAAGGATTCGTGTTAAAGTGGTTATTCAACAATCACTCCATTTACCAATGGATACCACAAGTAAAAGGTTTTGCCATG GGCATAATGAAGTCCAAAATAGACaccaaaatattcaccatggAAGGCAGTCCTGGTGTTATAACTATAACGAAACCAGATTGGAATATGACTGGGGAGTACACATGCGCCGTACAAACGTTCGAGTCCACAGATAAGAAAAGTGCCCGTCTTCAAATTGTTG TTCCTGAGTCCGATTTTGTGTTAGAAACGAAAATGGATGGAGAACAAAGTGACGTAGATATAATGTGCGCGGTGCAAAATGTATTTCCCCAACCCCAACTTTCTGTAAT GTTTGATACAAAGATAATAGACTCAGTTCTGACACACACTGATCAGAACTCAAGCGGTCTGTACAGTACGACAGTCAGAACGAGAATTCCGCGGGATAAGTTGGAATCGCCTACACCGATCTCGTGTTCATTTTTCCTACTTGGTACCACTTATACTAAGAGGAGAGAAACAATTTTCTATG ACAAAGCGACAAATATACAACGCAAGTGGACTACAGTTGCCGTAGTAATATCGATTGCATCTTTAACACTGAGCAGTTAG
- the LOC105225375 gene encoding uncharacterized protein LOC105225375 isoform X2 has protein sequence MLVLMANKWSLCISTLTWLTLLSVTNSVRITNLKVPHTYTLDRNTEPDPLVLDCEYEVEPREKGFVLKWLFNNHSIYQWIPQVKGFAMGIMKSKIDTKIFTMEGSPGVITITKPDWNMTGEYTCAVQTFESTDKKSARLQIVVPESDFVLETKMDGEQSDVDIMCAVQNVFPQPQLSVMFDTKIIDSVLTHTDQNSSGLYSTTVRTRIPRDKLESPTPISCSFFLLGTTYTKRRETIFYGK, from the exons ATGCTGGTGCTGATGGCGAACAAATGGTCCTTGTGCATTTCCACACTTACATGGCTGACATTGCTCTCAG TTACCAACTCGGTTCGGATAACAAATCTCAAAGTCCCTCACACGTACACTTTGGATCGGAATACTGAGCCTGATCCCCTGGTGCTGGATTGCGAGTACGAGGTAGAGCCGCGCGAAAAAGGATTCGTGTTAAAGTGGTTATTCAACAATCACTCCATTTACCAATGGATACCACAAGTAAAAGGTTTTGCCATG GGCATAATGAAGTCCAAAATAGACaccaaaatattcaccatggAAGGCAGTCCTGGTGTTATAACTATAACGAAACCAGATTGGAATATGACTGGGGAGTACACATGCGCCGTACAAACGTTCGAGTCCACAGATAAGAAAAGTGCCCGTCTTCAAATTGTTG TTCCTGAGTCCGATTTTGTGTTAGAAACGAAAATGGATGGAGAACAAAGTGACGTAGATATAATGTGCGCGGTGCAAAATGTATTTCCCCAACCCCAACTTTCTGTAAT GTTTGATACAAAGATAATAGACTCAGTTCTGACACACACTGATCAGAACTCAAGCGGTCTGTACAGTACGACAGTCAGAACGAGAATTCCGCGGGATAAGTTGGAATCGCCTACACCGATCTCGTGTTCATTTTTCCTACTTGGTACCACTTATACTAAGAGGAGAGAAACAATTTTCTATGGTAAGTAG